In Asterias rubens chromosome 17, eAstRub1.3, whole genome shotgun sequence, a genomic segment contains:
- the LOC117301436 gene encoding uncharacterized protein LOC117301436, which produces MRMASHAPYLSTSWPIKHQIFSVILQGLVVKNDSLILEVAKREYLRLGHDVTQHGYIRNKLRELGRLVIQLRKNTHQPNASLEVFVHPRHLNDIVKAVYDVAGFSEGKQMYHVPSLALKIGHSIKRCALILQASALEFNLRQKAEQTEQFRQLCEIKWPELVSTHAHRTLYQGKRNKRADLPTNTDVVKISSFLHETGNREVQLLHSAKGHEITPAWKKLNEVTLCHLIIFNRRRQGEVSKMKLEDFHKRSSAAIVKGDCVMTDLERHLCKMFQVIEIVGKRGRTVPVLLGTDVMAWLKALVANRNAAGAAQDNIFLFARSCYGGSGHIRGSDCLRAYANEAGLENAGSMRSTKLRKHVATVSQILALNEHQLETLADFMGHDLRVHREYYQLPDTVQRVTKLSRLFLSLERGNLVSQHGKSLEELHVTGEGFTSDEDSSDSGDSCDPALEDSVDARRPPTPARQVKRRQFKRRPWTAQEKKDVTEGLQRFMLLKKIPGKRDIESSCPVALQTRTWKNIKDFCRNTMTLKQI; this is translated from the exons ATGAGGATGGCATCACACGCTCCTTATTTGAGCACCAG CTGGCCCATCAAACATCAGATTTTCAGTGTGATACTTCAAGGTCTGGTTGTCAAGAATGATTCTTTGATTCTGGAAGTTGCCAAACGTGAATACCTCAGACTTGGCCACGATGTTACACAACATGGCTACATTCGGAACAAACTACGAGAACTTGGTCGTCTTGTTATACAactgagaaaaaacacccaccaACCAAATGCATCACTGGAAGTATTCGTGCATCCCCGCCATCTGAATGATATCGTCAAGGCTGTTTATGATGTCGCCGGCTTCAGTGAAGGAAAACAGATGTATCACGTTCCATCTCTAGCACTCAAGATTGGACACTCCATCAAGAGATGTGCACTCATACTGCAAGCAAGTGCTTTAGAGTTTAATCTTAGGCAAAAAGCGGAACAGACCGAACAGTTTAGGCAGTTATGTGAAATTAAGTGGCCAGAACTTGTGTCAACCCATGCCCACAGAACACTGTACCAAGGAAAGCGCAACAAACGTGCTGATCTCCCCACAAATACAGATGTGGTGAAAATCTCATCGTTCCTTCATGAAACTGGCAACAGGGAAGTGCAGCTCCTACACTCTGCTAAGGGCCATGAAATTACACCAGCTTGGAAGAAATTGAATGAAGTCACACTGTGCcatctcattatcttcaaccgcAGACGACAGGGGGAAGTATCCAAAATGAAACTGGAAGATTTTCACAAGCGCAGTAGTGCAGCCATTGTGAAAGGTGATTGCGTGATGACTGATCTTGAACGGCACCTCTGTAAAATGTTCCAAGTCATTGAAATAGTTGGTAAGAGGGGCAGAACTGTTCCTGTGCTTCTTGGTACTGATGTGATGGCGTGGTTGAAGGCTCTGGTCGCAAATAGAAATGCAGCTGGAGCGGCACAAGACAATATATTCTTATTCGCACGAAGTTGTTACGGAGGCTCAGGTCATATACGAGGAAGCGACTGTCTACGAGCATATGCAAATGAGGCGGGCCTTGAGAATGCTGGTAGCATGCGGTCTACAAAGCTTCGTAAACATGTAGCGACTGTTTCACAAATTCTGGCCTTGAATGAACATCAGCTTGAAACACTTGCAGACTTCATGGGTCATGATTTGCGGGTCCATCGCGAGTACTACCAGTTGCCAGACACTGTCCAGAGGGTTACCAAACTGTCTAGACTTTTCCTCAGCTTGGAGAGAGGCAACTTGGTTTCGCAACATGGCAAATCTTTGGAGGAGTTGCATGTTACTGGAG AAGGCTTCACCAGCGATGAGGACAGCAGTGATTCAGGTGACTCGTGTGACCCAGCTTTGGAGGACAGTGTTGATGCCA GAAGGCCACCAACCCCAGCTCGACAAGTCAAGCGTCGACAATTCAAGCGACGCCCCTGGACTGCCCAGGAAAAGAAAGACGTAACTGAGGGCTTGCAGAGATTCATGTTGCTGAAGAAGATTCCAGGAAAACGTGACATTGAATCGTCCTGTCCTGTGGCATTGCAGACCAGAACTTGGAAAAACATTAAGGACTTTTGTAGAAACACGATGACacttaaacaaatttaa